The Paenibacillus amylolyticus genome contains the following window.
CCGGAGTTGCAGTAGTATTCCTGCGGAGGGATCAGATACATGAAAGAAAGACAGAAAGACACAATTTTCCTGTAATATAATTTCCGATTGTTCAAATCTCTGAACATATGGTAAGTATTTTTACATGTTCTTTGTATTTTTAAGTTAATTATTTATATTTAACTCAATAATGTTATGTTTTATGACGAAAAAATATTGTTGCAAATGTATTTATATGTTAGTGTTTGTTTGTGTAAGGTAATATTACATATCGTAGAGGGGGAGCGAGATGTTTATTAATCGAACGATTAGGAGATTGGGAGTTTCAGTAGGGATTCTGAGTATGTTTGCATTTGCTATACCTACAGTGGGCTTTAGTATGCCGTTGCAACCAACAACCCTGGATAAGGTAGAAGGTGATTATTATGTAACATCTGCGATTGAGAACATTCGCTGGGGATCACTGCCCAATCGAGACAGCTCTCCGATTCTTACTGTACCATCAGGAAGTGCTGTAACATTTGACACGGTATCGCATGAGGGACTGATGGAGGATCAAGGGAGAAATCCAGTGGACTACTTCGGCAAATTTGGTATCTCATCCGATGGCGTGTTGGATGATGCGAAGGCAATTACAGCTTCTGAGATTAAGCATGATTTTGTAAAAGACGGACCTCATATTATCACTGGGCCAGTAGCGGTTGAGGGAGCAGAACCGGGAGATGTGCTTAAAGTAGAAGTCCTTTCGTTGCAAACGCGAGTTCCCTATGGTGTCATTTCTAACCGCCATGGTAAAGGGGCCCTTCCTAACGAATTTCCGGAAAATACAGGCCCACAAGAGGGAGCAAGCGCAACAAAACCGGAATTATATCATAATGTATCTATATTTACACCTATAGAAGAAATCAACGGCAATTGGTATGGGGTATTGCCAACAAAAGCTGGCAAAAATGTACGTTTCCCCATTAACCCGTTTCTAGGTGTTATGGGGGTTGCGCCAAATACCAGTGAAGTTGTGAGTTCAATCCCACCGATTGAAACGGGAGGCAATATGGATATTAATGAGTTGGGTGTTGGTGCAACGATTTATTATCCAATTCAAGTTAAAGGCGGGCTATTCTATACTGGTGATCCGCACTTTGCGCAAGGAGATGGAGAAGTAGCGTTAACTGCATTGGAAGCCTCTTTAAGGGGTACAGTTCGGTTAACGGTGTTAAAGAAAGGTGATCCATCACTGCCACACAGCGGAGAATTCACGCAACCTTTTGCTGAAACAGAGGATTATTGGATTCCGATTGGACTGGACCCTGATTTGGATGAAGCGATGAAAGAATCCGTACGTGAATCGATTCAATTCTTATCCGATAAGCTTGATATGGATAGAAGTGTAGCTTATGCGTACCTATCGGCGGCAACGGATTACGAAGTATCTCAGGTTGTGGACCGAACCAAAGGGGTTCATGGACTCATTCGAAAGACCGATTTCCTTGAATATGTTGACGTTGCCATGAATGTAGGTGGTACGACAATCAAACCGGTTGTTCATAACGATGAGTTCTACGTACCGATTCGAACCATTTCGGAGTTATTGGGCGGCACAGTAGATTGGGATCATAAGACGCGTACCACGCAAATCAAATTAGGTACAAAAAATATAAGTGCTCAAATTGGGTCAGATGTGTATTCGATTAACGATAAACTGGTGTTCAATAGTAAAGTACCTAAGCTTCTAAATGGCGAAACCGTAGTTCCGGTTGCTATTGTTAATGAAATACTCGGTGCTTATGTGAACTGGACGACGATCGACAAGACGTTGACAGCAAATGTATCGTTAAGTAAAAAGCAATAATCGATTTCATTATTCAACCGTGGTGGGCGGGTGTCCATCACGGTTTTTCCTTGTTATCATGAATCCAAACATAGAAAAATACATCGCCGGGGCAGATATACCACCTGGCGATGTATTCAACATCGATACACGCTATACGTTTTTGTCAGCTTCCGCATTACCGGTAGCCACCGCATTCTCATCATAACTAATCCAGTCGCTCCAGCTCCCGGAATACAGCTTCACATTCGAAAATCCCGCTTCTTCTAGCGCAATCACATTCGGGCAAGCCGAGACGCCAGAACCGCAGTACACGATGATCGCACCATCCTTGTCCAGCTTACTGAAACGCTCTTCTAACACCTCAGTATCTGTCCAGCGTCCATCCCAATTCAACACATCTTTCCAAAAATAGTTCAACGCACCCGGAATATGTCCGGCCTTGGCATCAATCGGTTCCTCCAGACCCGCATAACGGCGGGCATCGCGGGAATCGATCAACACAGCACTGGCAGTTACAGAAGCTTGTTGCACATCTTGCACACTTGCCAGCATCTGCGGCTGTAGGTTCACCTCAAAGGAATACGGGATCTGCACGGGCACATTCTGAGTCACCGGGAATTTGGCATTTTGCCAAGCGGTGAAACCTTCGTCCATAATATACACCTGCTCATGACCGATGTAGCGAAGCAACCACCACAATCGTGAGGCGTTCATGCCGCCTTGATCATCATAGGCAATAATGCGTGCATTGGAGCCGATGCCAGCTTGGGATAAGCGAGTTGCCAGATCAGCCGGATCAGGGAGCGGGTGACGTCCTCCGTGTGCAGACACAGGAGAAGACAGATCTTTTTCCAAATCGAGATAGACAGCTCCTGGAATATGTCCAGCTTCATAGGCTTGTCGTCCAGCCTCCGGTTGACCGAGCAAGAATCGGCAATCGGCAATGACCACATCCGGTTCATACATTCTGGCGAGCAGCCAGCGCATGGATACAATATTTTTCATGAGAATACACCGCCTTATATGTAGTGGGATGAATTCAACCGGAATCTGCGTGGTACAGGTCCCAGTTGTTTTTTTTACAAAAATCCTAATACAAACGCAAGTTACACCACTGTAGATTCAATAGGCCCTTTGCCAGCAATCGGAGCATCAGCAGGAATGGGTTGAGGTTTGGTTTTGCCATATCGAATGAAGATCCATACCCCGAATATAATGACGACCCCGGCAGACATCTGTAAAGCACTGAGCGATTCTCCGAGCAGCATCCAGGCCAGTATTGAAGAGAATACGGGTTCCCCAAGTACGCCCATGGATACCGTCGTGGCATTCATATATTGAAGCAGCCAGTTGAAGAGATAATGTCCGAAGATCGTTGGCACAATGGCGAGGAGCAGGAAGATTCCCCACTCTGACGCAGCGTAACCCCCAAATGGGTGGCCCATAATCAGATTATATACTGCCAGCGTACAAGCAGCGACAAAGAATACCCAGAAGTTATACGAAAATGCACTAAGTCCCGCTCGCAAAAATTGACCCAGCAGCATATGGACAGCGACCGCAATTGTGCCAAGCAAAGACAAGATATCCCCTTGCAGGGCAGTACCTGCCAACTGGAAATCTCCTGCGCCAATGACAATCGAGCCAAGTAGGGCGATGCCCATGCCGATGATCATCATGCGGTTAATT
Protein-coding sequences here:
- a CDS encoding acetamidase/formamidase family protein encodes the protein MFINRTIRRLGVSVGILSMFAFAIPTVGFSMPLQPTTLDKVEGDYYVTSAIENIRWGSLPNRDSSPILTVPSGSAVTFDTVSHEGLMEDQGRNPVDYFGKFGISSDGVLDDAKAITASEIKHDFVKDGPHIITGPVAVEGAEPGDVLKVEVLSLQTRVPYGVISNRHGKGALPNEFPENTGPQEGASATKPELYHNVSIFTPIEEINGNWYGVLPTKAGKNVRFPINPFLGVMGVAPNTSEVVSSIPPIETGGNMDINELGVGATIYYPIQVKGGLFYTGDPHFAQGDGEVALTALEASLRGTVRLTVLKKGDPSLPHSGEFTQPFAETEDYWIPIGLDPDLDEAMKESVRESIQFLSDKLDMDRSVAYAYLSAATDYEVSQVVDRTKGVHGLIRKTDFLEYVDVAMNVGGTTIKPVVHNDEFYVPIRTISELLGGTVDWDHKTRTTQIKLGTKNISAQIGSDVYSINDKLVFNSKVPKLLNGETVVPVAIVNEILGAYVNWTTIDKTLTANVSLSKKQ
- a CDS encoding sulfurtransferase, producing MKNIVSMRWLLARMYEPDVVIADCRFLLGQPEAGRQAYEAGHIPGAVYLDLEKDLSSPVSAHGGRHPLPDPADLATRLSQAGIGSNARIIAYDDQGGMNASRLWWLLRYIGHEQVYIMDEGFTAWQNAKFPVTQNVPVQIPYSFEVNLQPQMLASVQDVQQASVTASAVLIDSRDARRYAGLEEPIDAKAGHIPGALNYFWKDVLNWDGRWTDTEVLEERFSKLDKDGAIIVYCGSGVSACPNVIALEEAGFSNVKLYSGSWSDWISYDENAVATGNAEADKNV
- a CDS encoding DMT family transporter; this translates as MTSLNRAGRSIYLLFFIGITAISFSSIFVRWSTADVAVIAMYRLFLTNVLMLPFVWKYRHEMMRLNVRQWGLLLASGVMLALHFLLWMGSLRLTSVASSTVILALEPILILAGSVWLFKAKINRMMIIGMGIALLGSIVIGAGDFQLAGTALQGDILSLLGTIAVAVHMLLGQFLRAGLSAFSYNFWVFFVAACTLAVYNLIMGHPFGGYAASEWGIFLLLAIVPTIFGHYLFNWLLQYMNATTVSMGVLGEPVFSSILAWMLLGESLSALQMSAGVVIIFGVWIFIRYGKTKPQPIPADAPIAGKGPIESTVV